In the Acidobacteriota bacterium genome, GGCCGCGCTCTCCTCGGTGAAGCGGGTGAACACGAGGACCGACTTATGCCCCGTCTGCAACAGGTTGTGCACGTTCTCCTGCAGCCGGCCGCCGAAGCCCGATTCGCGGTGATAGCGCTGCAGCGACGCGTCGTCGTAGTCGGCGCCGGTGGAGTTCAGGCGCAGCTGCGTCGCGTCGACGATGTCGCGCTCGTGATAGGTCAGCGGCGCGAGGAACCCGGCCCGGAACAGCGGCGCCAGGTTCAGGTAGTAGACGACGTCGTCGAAGATGCGCGGACGCGTCCGCGTGAGGAACCGCAGTTGCGAGCCCATGCCGTCCGACGCCAGCCGGTAGGGCGTCGCCGTCAGCCCGATCACCCGGGCGTGCGACAACACGTCCAGGAAGTTCAGATACATGCCGCCCTTGGCGTTGACCAGGTGGCACTCGTCGATCAGCACGTACTTGAACTGCTTGAACAGCTCGGCATCGCGCACGACGCTGCCGATCGTCGCGAACGTGATCATGCCCATCCGCTTCTTGCCGACCGAGGCCGACCAGATGCCCGGGAAGTAGCCGTAGCTGCGCATCTTCTCGGCGTTCTGCTCGAGGATCTCCTTCGAGGGCTGGAACACCAGGACCGGTTCGTTCAGCCGCGCGGCCAAGGCCGCAATGACCAGCGACTTGCCGGCGCCGGTGGGGATGACGATCAACCCGTTACGGCCCTTGAATTGCGGCTGCGTCAGGTAGGACACGCCGCGATCGACCGCGTGCTGCTGGTAGATGCGCAGGGTGTAGCCGGTGGACGCCGCGGCCAGGAGGCTGCTCATTCGCTCACCGCCGCCGGCAGCCGGTAGTGCGGGACCTGGTGGGCTTTCACGTAGCCCTCGGCGATCAGCCAGGCGATGACGTCGTCCAGGCTGCCGCCGATGTAGTCGATGCCGGCGGCGAGCGCGAGGCCGCGGTATTCGATCTGCTCCGAGCTGAAGCGTCCGCCCTTTGCACGCTTGGCTTCGACCACGACGAACCGACGCGTGAGCGAGGCCTTGCCGGCGTCACAGCGCCATGCGCGCTTCTCCGGCAGGAAGAACTGCAGGTCCGGCAGGCCAGGTGTCTGCATCGTGCCGGGGTGGTCGCCCTTTCGGCGCACCGTGCCGAGCACGTATTCCTTCGCACCGAGCGTCTTCATCAGCTCTCGGATCGCGAGCTGCTCGCCCTTCTCGAGGCGTGTGGTGTTTTTCGGTCGTGGGCTCATCGACCACCGCCGATCTGCTTGCTGCGGCCGTCGTCACCCGAGACCAGGCGCAGCTCCCGCCGCACCTGTTTAATGACCTTGCCCGTGGTACCGCGCTGATGCGCTTCCTCGAAGCGACGAATCGCGCTGGGGGGCTCGGCGGCCGGGCGCGGCGGCTGTTCGCGGTGCACGGACTCGATCGGCAAGCTCACCGGCCGTGGCCGCGGTTGCTCGACCATCGCGATCGTCGTGCGCGTGGTGTGCAGGCATTCGTTATTGCGGCAGGTCTGAACGACCGTGCCGCGGTAGCGCGCACTCGGAATCGCGGACGACAACTTGTCACCGCACTTCGGGCAGGTGGTCGGGGTCGGGAAGCTCATTAGCTGGCCCTCGCTTTCGCTACGGGCCGAGGTTTGGCGATCGCCCGAACGCTCAGCGAGCCTTGCCCCGCGGCGGCCAGGCCTTCACCAATGGTCCCGGTGTAGTGCTTCATCAACCAGGTGGCCATGTCGGGCTGCTCGACGTAGAGCTCGAGGCGGCCGTTCACGATGTGCGCCGCGTAGACGTGCTCGAACCACTGCAGCGACCGAGGGGCCTGCAGCCTCGCCAGCTCTTTGATTTGCACCCAGACCTGCCAGCCATTTCCAACGGTGCTGGCGTGGGCATCTGAGGGGCTGGTGATTACTGTTAGGTCTGGCTGAGAAAGATCAGCAGACGAAGAGACGATCTCCGATCGCGGTTGGGTACCCGATTCAGGATCTGTATTTGTGTTTGTATTTGTATGGGTTTCGAGTGGGTTACCCCGTGGCAAACCCATGGGTTTACCCACGGCTAAACCCATGGGTTTCTTGCCGCCGCGGGGACCGGGTGGCCGCCCGCCCTTCTTGCCGTTGACTCGCTGACGCTCGAAGAACTCCTCGACCTCTGTGCGGACCTCTTCCATCCGGACGTTGCGCCAGGCGCCATCGCTGCCCTTGACGAACTTGCTACCGATCGACGCCCAGACCGTCTTCGCTTCCGCCCTGGTGCGGGTGCCCATGATCA is a window encoding:
- a CDS encoding DEAD/DEAH box helicase; amino-acid sequence: MSSLLAAASTGYTLRIYQQHAVDRGVSYLTQPQFKGRNGLIVIPTGAGKSLVIAALAARLNEPVLVFQPSKEILEQNAEKMRSYGYFPGIWSASVGKKRMGMITFATIGSVVRDAELFKQFKYVLIDECHLVNAKGGMYLNFLDVLSHARVIGLTATPYRLASDGMGSQLRFLTRTRPRIFDDVVYYLNLAPLFRAGFLAPLTYHERDIVDATQLRLNSTGADYDDASLQRYHRESGFGGRLQENVHNLLQTGHKSVLVFTRFTEESAALVNAVPGGAVITAETPADKRAQILWSFKKGLTRYVANVGVLSVGFDYPELTTVVLARETMSLALYYQQVGRVIRPHPSKPTAHVVDMVGLKKKFGPIEQLWMQPGGKTGQQWVIVTGEQRDRVLTNVHFGLPRGFASNATRAAGAATAGGQ
- a CDS encoding DUF1376 domain-containing protein; this encodes MDASTPYESPYYFPFYHRDFREGTLALPAAARGGYISLLIYQWDKKSIPGDDIDALGLIMGTRTRAEAKTVWASIGSKFVKGSDGAWRNVRMEEVRTEVEEFFERQRVNGKKGGRPPGPRGGKKPMGLAVGKPMGLPRGNPLETHTNTNTNTDPESGTQPRSEIVSSSADLSQPDLTVITSPSDAHASTVGNGWQVWVQIKELARLQAPRSLQWFEHVYAAHIVNGRLELYVEQPDMATWLMKHYTGTIGEGLAAAGQGSLSVRAIAKPRPVAKARAS